ACATGAAAAACATAAGCAAAGACATCACAGTTGGTAGGTAAGTAACCAATTGCATTGTGCCATCACTACATTCGCAGCACAAGAGAGCAAAAAAGGAAAACCAGGCGAACGAGATATTCCCACGACTTTCTGACAAATAACTGAATTCTGACCTTGTTTGGGTGGACATCATCGAACACATGAGCTTGGCCACTGTAAAATATAGTCATTTGGCGACAACCAGATGCCAATCCATGTTGGCTGAAATCACAACAGAGAGAGTAAGCATCACTTCAATTTGGTATTGATTTTACATGTTTTCAGACAAGATCACGATCTACCTTGATGGATTAGAAGGTTCCGGGTCCAAAATTTGAGAAGCATATTTTGGCTTTCCGCTAAGAATCACCCTAGGCGAGTTTCTGTCAAGAACAGGATTGCTGGCTGTAATACCATTCAATATACTTGACCCTTTAATGCCTGTTCTAGAACCTTCATCAGCAGCAGGTTGAGAAATGATTGAAAGGCCTGAATTCCCATCTCGGTACTTGTTGGAAGATAACTTGTCAATGTACGTTGAAAATTGGCCATGGTGTGGGGTATATTGTGATGATGGGCTCGCATTCATCTGAAGGGGCCGCTCTAACTTGGAAGCAACAGAATCAGGTCGACTAACACCAGGAGGCTGCAATATTAGCTGATTAGTAGAAGTTTGTCTCGGTGGTTGCATACCAAAGAATTGTTCTTCACTCTGAGAACTTCTCGTTCTGTCTCCACCAGTGCTACTCCGGATTAACTAATTTCATACATGACAAGCAACATCAGTAAATGAAATTATTTTCTCAATTTTCACTAGCAAAGGAGATGAACCGCATTACTACAAAGTACAGAGACAAAAGGGGTATACAACATTGGAGACAATTCAGAGAAATTAGAGAAGCAATAAgcaaattctagtgtctgtggaCGTTACCACGTTCAAAAACTCAAACTGAAAAGCCTAAAAGAATACCAAACCCAACGAGCATTTACATTCACATAAAACCcgattctacaaaaaaaaaaacataaatgtaCAAAATGTAATGATTAGATACCTTCATCAAGTGTGAACTTTCAAACGAATCAGTTCCTGACGGAGGTGTCATCCTATCTCTAGCTGAACCCATAAATACGGAATCCGAATTACTCCTCTTGCTTCCAGCGAATCTGTTGCTTATCTCAGGTCCAGAAAAATCACTCTTTGAACCATGCAACTGAACCCCCTCAGAATTGTTCCCAACTAGCCTTTCTAGCATGAATCCAAAAGCACACAACAAAACCAAACTTCATTTCTACTACTTCAATTATAAACATTGCCTACTTTTAATTACACAACAATGTTGGTTTCTGACCAAACCCTAAAGCCCCGGAGAAGTAAAGTATACATTTTTCTTTCAGTTCTTTCAAACCTAACCAGGTATAGTGTgaagaataacaacaacaaacccattaacATGTCCAAAGGGGATAAGAAGAAAAAGCAAAGGAAGGCTAAAAATAAGTTAAGTCATACCAACTTCATATTAcagcaaaaagaaaaacaaaccaaacCCATTGAATGATCTTACCAAAACAACTCCACAACAAGATTAAAGATCAGTAATTTCTACAGTAACCACTAAAATCACAACTACCCAGaagtagaaaaataaaaaagaaatcagagaaattaCTGAAAGTGACTAACCAGAAGCTAGATCGGAAGTAGCAGAGACAGGGGTATGACCACCGCCGGATGAAGAAGCTTCAGAGGGTTTGATTTCATTACTCTGTTTAGGAATAACAATTATAGGAGAAGGAGTTTGATGAGGAGAATCTGAAATACATTTCATACCAagaaaatcatgaaaagttggATTAATTTTCTCAGCTTCAGTACTGTTAGTCTTGGGATTTTGTTGTTGATTGGTCATCATTTGCAATACTAGTGCCATTTCATCAATAGGAAATCATAGTGTTTGGGAGTCTCTTCTTCAATTCAAATTTCAAACCCAGGAAGACAAATCATAAAAACAAGTAAGATTTTCAAAGTATAAGTAGTGAAGGTAGAGAAAGTGAGAGAGAAGGATTCAGGAGCTTTTATCAGAGTGAATATGGGTATGGAGTTTGATTGAGCATTGAAAAGCAAAAGTGGTTGTTTTTCTCCTTTCTGTAATCAATTTTCAATGGCTTTTTCGTCTTCTCTCTCACACTGTCTCCTCTCTCCGAGTCTCTTCTCTCTTCTCTGTTATGTTTCAGTTCTGAGGTTTCTGGCACTTCTCTGTAGACAAGAGAAAAAGAAGggaaattaagagagagaaagagagagggaTGTGGAATACGAGGAGAGTGGGTATAATTAGCTTTTCaagtgattatttgattaagcatcctcctaaagaagaagaataaaacatTAATGTGAAACGAGTTTAATTTAATATTGTGTTGGCTGGGGTCAAGGCGATTAACTTCTGTAACGAGTTTAATACTCCATGCGTTGGTGAGAAAGTGgaagtaacacttttccagaaatTGAGGTAATATAAGATAAATGATTTTCTAATTTGTTTTATATGAATTTTGGTATCCTCCTCAATAAACTAGTACCCCTTTTAACAATCTTGATAGAATTGGTTAAGAACTTAGAGTAATTAAGAGTAACCAAACCGACAGAACTCGAAGTCAGATTACGAGCAAAGACCATTGGGACGGAGAATTTTGGCACTGTATTTTTTAAAATGGAGTAGAAAGGAGAccaatgatttttcatttttatttatgtttaatttttctttatttggtAGTATGGATGTTATTAAAACAAAGACTGGTTGGTCCTTATAAAACGAGGGAAGGCTATCCTCGTAACATCACTAGTCAAAACAGAACACATAAAATCAAAAGGGGAATTAACTCGTACACAAGAAATACATTTATTATCAGCTTTTTTTGACAAAACATTAGCTGTAAAATTCTCCTCCTGATAATGACGTCTAAAACTTacattttcaaaagttcattgtagaaaaaaaaatcaacaagcgTGTTTGGG
The nucleotide sequence above comes from Papaver somniferum cultivar HN1 chromosome 8, ASM357369v1, whole genome shotgun sequence. Encoded proteins:
- the LOC113303552 gene encoding protein TIFY 8-like; amino-acid sequence: MALVLQMMTNQQQNPKTNSTEAEKINPTFHDFLGMKCISDSPHQTPSPIIVIPKQSNEIKPSEASSSGGGHTPVSATSDLASERLVGNNSEGVQLHGSKSDFSGPEISNRFAGSKRSNSDSVFMGSARDRMTPPSGTDSFESSHLMKLIRSSTGGDRTRSSQSEEQFFGMQPPRQTSTNQLILQPPGVSRPDSVASKLERPLQMNASPSSQYTPHHGQFSTYIDKLSSNKYRDGNSGLSIISQPAADEGSRTGIKGSSILNGITASNPVLDRNSPRVILSGKPKYASQILDPEPSNPSSQHGLASGCRQMTIFYSGQAHVFDDVHPNKADVIMSLAGSNGGSWSTTYAQKPAVKVSIGETILPSGANELGVNNLALPRELRGKLVTSGSSSHLFDKDRQALGSSSGPLNFSSGGRQGHMIPSEARIPSQVVKYTDNEGKRDVR